Part of the Paenibacillus sp. YPG26 genome, TGCAAAAAGACGGACCAGGTCCTGAATATTATGAAGCGGGAATATGACCTCTACCAGAATGATATGCACTGGAAGCGGCAAATATACGACAGCCGGCAGCTGGTAGCCGAGCAGCTCTCCGGGGTGTCCCAGGTGATGGAGGACTTGGCCAGGGAGATCAAGAGAGAGAGTCAGACGATGTACCGACAGGAGGAGCAGATTAGGGAGGCGTTGGAAATTATGGGGTTGTCCATTCATAGCGTGGATATTATCTGTCTGGACCATGGCAATGTCGAGATTGAGATCACCCATGCGTATACCCGCGGTTATGATGAGTGCCGCAAGATTATAGCGCCTCTATTATCGGATATTCTGGATGAGCACATCGCGGTAATGAATGAATCGGTCCCATCGGGCAAAGAGGGGCTTGCGAATGTTACCTTTGGTTCAGCGAAGTCTTATGAGATCTCCACCGGAGTCGCTGGAACCGCCAAAGGGGGTGACCTTCTGTCTGGAGACAGCTTCAGTGCAGCCGAGCTTGGCAACGGGACCTTTGCGGTAGCCCTGAGTGACGGGATGGGAAATGGGGAGCGGGCGAGGCTGGAGAGCAGCACAGCCCTGAATATTCTAGAGCAGCTGCTCCAGTCAGGTATGGATGAGACCTTGGCTATCAAATCCGTGAACTCGGTGCTGATGCTCCGGTCACCGGATGAAATCTACGCAACCGTGGATATGGCGCTCATTGATGAGCATTCAGCACGGACAACTTTTATGAAGATTGGCTCCTCACCCAGCTTCATTAAGAGAGGAAATGAGGTAATCTCCGTCTCGGCCAGCAATCTTCCGATTGGGATTATCCAGGATATTGAGGTGGACCTGGTTACTTTACAGCTGCTTCCAGGCGATATATTAATCATGATGACTGATGGTATTTACGATGCACCGGGATATGCGGTGAATAAGGAGCTGTGGATCAAGCGTCTCATTCAGGAGATTACAACCGAAGAGCCTCAGGCTATTGCCGATTGTCTGCTCGATGCAGTCATCCGATATCAAGGGAACCAGATTAATGATGATATGACCGTGGCAGTAGCCAAAGTGGATCATCGTCGTCCAGAGTGGTCTACGCTTCATATTCCGGGAGTAGACCGCTTGGAGCGGCCAAGAACGGTTAGCTGATCTGCTGCAGCCTGTGTATGCCGTTATGAATTGTGGGTCTCATTCAGGAAATTGTGATAGAGGACACCAGGCTATTGCCGGTTCTCTGTAAGAGTATGCATTGCCCGGGAAATGGGAGCTGCCGTCCATTCCCTCTCATTCTTCCAATCTCTTAGGTTTGAACCTGTGACCAGTGGGAAATACTAGAGACAAGGAATCTGGAATCGGGAAGGGACGGCGATTACAAATGAAGCAAATTCTATTAATAACAGATGGATGCTCTAATGTAGGGCAGAGCCCGGTTATGACCGCATCATTGGCACGTCAGGAAGGAATCACCGTGAATGTGATCGGAATCGTAGATTATGGAACAATTGGAGAGCTTGGCGGCTTGGAGATCAAGGAGATTGCCAAAGCGGGCGGCGGAATGAGCCGTTTATCTGGAACGGGGCAGCTGGCCCAGACGATGCAGATGATGACTAGGAAGACAGTGGTTCAGACAATTCAGCAGGCGGTTAATAAAGAACTGAGACAAATTTTAGGAAAAACATCGGTTGAAGACCTTCCTCCCGACAAGCGGTCTGAAGTCGTACAGGTGGTCGATGAGCTTACCGAGACAACACCCCTTGATGTTGTGCTGCTCATTGACGCCAGTGCAAGCATGAAGCCGAAGCTTGCCGCGGTAGAGGAAGCGATTCGGGATTTGATGATTAGCTTGAGCGCACGGGAAGGCATGAGCCGAATAGCCGTTTTTCATTTTCCCGGCCGGCACGGGGGAGAAGATGCGGTGCTCGATCAGGACTGGACTTCAGATCTCGGCGGGGTGCGGAGCCTGTTCCAGCGTCTGGTGATGCGGGGGGCTACTCCAACCGGACCGGCGATCCTTAAGGTGATTGATTTCTTCCGATATGGTACAATAAATGGAAATCAGACTAGGCCGGAGGATAAAGATGAAAGAGAAGGGATGCTCGGTGACTACGTCGTATAGAACCGGCATCCCGGCCGGGACGCTTGTAACGGGGCGCTGGCGCGGAGGACGATATGTGGTTCAGCGGCTTCTCGGTCAGGGCGCGAATGGAATTGTATATCTTGTTCAGCAAGCTGGAACTCGTGATCTATATGCCCTGAAGATGGGGTACGACGCCTTGGATCTGCAGTCGGAGATCAATGTGCTGAAGGCACTGCAGCGGCAGGCTCAGTCTAACACGGAGGATCGGGATCTTTCTTATCTGGTAGAGGTGGATGATTACACCTTGGGGGATAGAGAGATTCCTTTCTATGTTATGCGCTATGTGAAAGGGGAACCGCTGAGTAAATTCCTTACCCGCCGGGGAGCACAGTGGCTGGATCTGGCCGGACTTAATCTGCTGAAGCAGCTGGCGGCCCTGCATAAGGGGGGCTGGGTATTCGGTGACCTGAAGCCTGACAATGTCCTGGTATCCGCTTATGGAGACGTGGAGCTTATTGATTATGGCGGTGTAAGCCAGAATGGACGAAGTGTGAAGCAGTTCACCGAATGGTATGACCGCGGCTTCTGGAATGCGGGAGGCCGGACGGCTGATCCGGCGTATGACTGGTTTTCTTTTGCCGTGGTATGTATCCATATGCTGTCGGAGAGCCGTCTGAAGTCGGCTGCGAATCAGCTTCCGCAGACCCGGAGTGCCGCTGATCTGGTTCAGATTCTGAATCAAGAGCCGCGTCTTCGTCCTTATTCCCATTGGCTGAAGAAGGCAATCAGCGGCGGGTTCGCACACACGGATGAGGCTTATGAGGCCTGGAAAAGAATGATATCGCGGAAGCCCGTGCGGCAATCGGTCCGCAGAACACCAGGCTGGCTTAAGAGCGCGTTTGCCATTTCATTGTGTATGCTTGTCTGCGCCATCTATCTGACACTTCGTTAGAAGTGCTAATCGTTCACATCTGTTGACTTGGCAGACGTAGCAAGGGGAGAATTGCATGGAAGACATGAATCAGCTTGTAACTTATGTGCGCAGCATAGCGCGCAAATATGACTTATGGTCTGCTCATGACTGTATTGTAGTCGCAGTATCCGGCGGTCCGGATTCTGTGGCTCTTTTGCATGCTCTCCATCATATAGCATCAGAGCCGGATTCCTCGCTTCGCCTTGTCTGCGCTCATGTGAACCATGGATTTCGCGGAGCGGAGTCCGATGCGGAGGCTGAATTCGTTCGGGAGACTGCAGGCAGGCTCGGTATTCCCTTCGAGCTGGGCAATTATGATGTACCGGCTTTTATAGACGAGACCGGGATGAGCCTGCAGACGGCCGCCAGAGAGAAGCGGTATGAATTCCTTCACAGCGTCGCGGATCAATACCGCGCTTCGGCTATCGCATTGGCCCATCACGGGGATGATCAGGCTGAGACGGTCATGCTCCGGCTCCTGAGGGGGACCGGGATGACGGGACTCGCCGGCATGAGGATCAAGCGGCGCGAAAAAAATGTGGAACTTATCAGACCCCTGCTGCGTATATACAAGACAGACTTGATCCGGGTGTGTCATAATTGTGGTTTGGCGTATGTAACT contains:
- a CDS encoding serine/threonine protein kinase — its product is MKEKGCSVTTSYRTGIPAGTLVTGRWRGGRYVVQRLLGQGANGIVYLVQQAGTRDLYALKMGYDALDLQSEINVLKALQRQAQSNTEDRDLSYLVEVDDYTLGDREIPFYVMRYVKGEPLSKFLTRRGAQWLDLAGLNLLKQLAALHKGGWVFGDLKPDNVLVSAYGDVELIDYGGVSQNGRSVKQFTEWYDRGFWNAGGRTADPAYDWFSFAVVCIHMLSESRLKSAANQLPQTRSAADLVQILNQEPRLRPYSHWLKKAISGGFAHTDEAYEAWKRMISRKPVRQSVRRTPGWLKSAFAISLCMLVCAIYLTLR